One segment of Coffea arabica cultivar ET-39 chromosome 7c, Coffea Arabica ET-39 HiFi, whole genome shotgun sequence DNA contains the following:
- the LOC140010444 gene encoding monothiol glutaredoxin-S6-like — protein MLMTTWNNRRLLVTVTTIGVLWSTLIAAPRKTIAANSPSAFVQNAIYSNKIIIFSKSYCPYSLRAKHIFSELHKQPFVVELDLRDDGYQIQNILLDLVGHRTVPQIFVNGKHVGGCDDLQAAVRDGQLHSLLGNG, from the exons ATGTTGATGACAACCTGGAATAATCGCCGTCTCTTGGTAACGGTGACAACAATCGGAGTGTTATGGTCTACCTTAATTGCTGCACCGAGAAAGACTATAGCTGCTAATTCTCCATCAGCCTTCGTTCAAAACGCCATCTACTCCAACAAAAtcataattttctccaaatcTTATTGCCC ATACTCCTTACGTGCCAAGCATATATTCAGTGAACTACACAAGCAGCCTTTTGTTGTGGAGCTTGATCTTAGAG ATGATGGATATCAAATTCAAAATATTCTTCTGGATCTGGTGGGCCACCGTACAGTTCCTCAAATATTTGTGAATGGAAAGCATGTTGGTGGTTGTGATG ATCTCCAGGCAGCTGTTCGAGATGGTCAATTGCATAGTCTTCTTGGCAATGGTTGA
- the LOC113698393 gene encoding aldehyde dehydrogenase family 3 member F1 isoform X1 produces MEESPGLARNLAELRQTFRSGKTRGLEWRKAQLRAILKLLDENEDSIFDALQQDLGKHPVESYRDEVGVLKKSAKYALASVEKWMAPKKGQMPLLFFPARAEVLPEPLGLVLVLASWNFPISLALDPVIGAISAGNTVVLKPSELSPASSSFLANTIPRYLDSAALKVIEGGHDAAEQLLQQKWDKIFFTGSSRVGRIIMAAAANHLTPVTLELGGKCPTILDSLSISDLEVAIKRIVGGKWGLCSGQACIGIDYVLVEEKFASILVELLKKCIKAFFGDSMPNLKNLCRIVSKSHFDRVSNLLGDPRVAASIVHGGSWDEQNLMIEPTILLDPPLDADIMSEEIFGPLLPIITLNKIEESIEFINLRPKPLAIYAFTKNERFKKKLLSETSSGSITFNDAVVQFVADSLPFGGVGQSGFGRYHGKYSFDTFSHEKAVLQRSFYLELEPRYPPWNDFKLDFIKLAYKFDYLGLLLLLSGLRRIFKRSN; encoded by the exons ATGGAGGAATCGCCCGGATTGGCCCGAAACTTAGCAGAGTTGAGGCAAACTTTCCGGAGTGGAAAAACCAGAGGCCTCGAATGGAGAAAGGCCCAGCTCAGAGCTATTCTCAAACTCCTTGATGAGAACGAAGACAGCATTTTTGATGCGCTTCAACAAGATCTGGGCAAGCATCCCGTTGAATCTTATCGCGATGAA GTTGGTGTTCTGAAGAAATCAGCCAAGTACGCTTTGGCCTCTGTTGAGAAATGGATGGCTCCCAAGAAG GGCCAAATGCCATTGCTCTTTTTCCCAGCAAGAGCAGAAGTATTACCTGAGCCACTTGGCCTAGTATTGGTCCTTGCTTCTTGGAACTTTCCTATCT CACTGGCTTTGGACCCAGTGATTGGGGCAATATCTGCAGGAAACACAGTGGTCTTGAAACCTTCAGAGCTATCGCCTGCATCCTCTTCTTTTCTTGCTAATACAATCCCCCGTTACTTGGACTCAGCAGCACTAAAAGTCATTGAAGGTGGACATGATGCAGCTGAACAACTACTGCAGCAGAAGTGGGACAAGATATTCTTTACTG GGAGTTCACGAGTAGGACGCATAATCATGGCCGCAGCTGCAAATCACTTAACACCTGTAACTCTAGAGCTTGGGGGAAAATGTCCAACCATCCTCGATTCTCTCTCCATTTCAGATTTAGAG GTGGCCATTAAGAGAATAGTTGGTGGCAAGTGGGGACTGTGCAGTGGACAGGCATGCATAGGGATTGATTATGTTCTCGTGGAAGAGAAATTTGCTTCAATCCTG GTTGAGTTGTTGAAGAAGTGCATCAAAGCTTTTTTTGGTGACAGTATGCCAAACTTGAAGAATCTTTGTAGGATTGTCAGCAAAAGCCACTTTGATAGAGTTAGCAATCTTCTTGGGGACCCCAGAGTTGCAGCATCCATTGTTCACGGTGGTTCATGGGACGAACAAAATTT GATGATTGAACCAACCATCTTGTTGGATCCTCCTCTTGATGCTGATATAATGTCTGAAGAGATATTTGGTCCTCTGCTGCCAATCATCACA TTGAATAAAATTGAGGAAAGCATTGAGTTTATAAACTTGAGACCAAAACCGCTTGCCATCTATGCTTTCACAAAGAATGAAAGATTCAAAAAAAAGCTTTTATCTGAAACATCATCCGGAAGCATAACCTTCAATGATGCAGTCGTCCAG TTTGTGGCCGATTCATTACCATTTGGTGGTGTTGGTCAGAGTGGTTTTGGAAGGTATCACGGCAAGTACTCTTTCGATACCTTCAGCCATGAAAAAGCAGTTCTGCAGAGGAGCTTTTACCTTGAATTGGAACCAAGGTATCCTCCATGGAATGATTTTAAGCTGGATTTCATCAAATTGGCTTATAAATTTGATTACCTGGGGTTATTACTGCTGTTGTCGGGATTGAGAAGGATATTCAAGCGATCAAACTAG
- the LOC113698393 gene encoding aldehyde dehydrogenase family 3 member F1 isoform X3 — MPLLFFPARAEVLPEPLGLVLVLASWNFPISLALDPVIGAISAGNTVVLKPSELSPASSSFLANTIPRYLDSAALKVIEGGHDAAEQLLQQKWDKIFFTGSSRVGRIIMAAAANHLTPVTLELGGKCPTILDSLSISDLEVAIKRIVGGKWGLCSGQACIGIDYVLVEEKFASILVELLKKCIKAFFGDSMPNLKNLCRIVSKSHFDRVSNLLGDPRVAASIVHGGSWDEQNLMIEPTILLDPPLDADIMSEEIFGPLLPIITLNKIEESIEFINLRPKPLAIYAFTKNERFKKKLLSETSSGSITFNDAVVQFVADSLPFGGVGQSGFGRYHGKYSFDTFSHEKAVLQRSFYLELEPRYPPWNDFKLDFIKLAYKFDYLGLLLLLSGLRRIFKRSN; from the exons ATGCCATTGCTCTTTTTCCCAGCAAGAGCAGAAGTATTACCTGAGCCACTTGGCCTAGTATTGGTCCTTGCTTCTTGGAACTTTCCTATCT CACTGGCTTTGGACCCAGTGATTGGGGCAATATCTGCAGGAAACACAGTGGTCTTGAAACCTTCAGAGCTATCGCCTGCATCCTCTTCTTTTCTTGCTAATACAATCCCCCGTTACTTGGACTCAGCAGCACTAAAAGTCATTGAAGGTGGACATGATGCAGCTGAACAACTACTGCAGCAGAAGTGGGACAAGATATTCTTTACTG GGAGTTCACGAGTAGGACGCATAATCATGGCCGCAGCTGCAAATCACTTAACACCTGTAACTCTAGAGCTTGGGGGAAAATGTCCAACCATCCTCGATTCTCTCTCCATTTCAGATTTAGAG GTGGCCATTAAGAGAATAGTTGGTGGCAAGTGGGGACTGTGCAGTGGACAGGCATGCATAGGGATTGATTATGTTCTCGTGGAAGAGAAATTTGCTTCAATCCTG GTTGAGTTGTTGAAGAAGTGCATCAAAGCTTTTTTTGGTGACAGTATGCCAAACTTGAAGAATCTTTGTAGGATTGTCAGCAAAAGCCACTTTGATAGAGTTAGCAATCTTCTTGGGGACCCCAGAGTTGCAGCATCCATTGTTCACGGTGGTTCATGGGACGAACAAAATTT GATGATTGAACCAACCATCTTGTTGGATCCTCCTCTTGATGCTGATATAATGTCTGAAGAGATATTTGGTCCTCTGCTGCCAATCATCACA TTGAATAAAATTGAGGAAAGCATTGAGTTTATAAACTTGAGACCAAAACCGCTTGCCATCTATGCTTTCACAAAGAATGAAAGATTCAAAAAAAAGCTTTTATCTGAAACATCATCCGGAAGCATAACCTTCAATGATGCAGTCGTCCAG TTTGTGGCCGATTCATTACCATTTGGTGGTGTTGGTCAGAGTGGTTTTGGAAGGTATCACGGCAAGTACTCTTTCGATACCTTCAGCCATGAAAAAGCAGTTCTGCAGAGGAGCTTTTACCTTGAATTGGAACCAAGGTATCCTCCATGGAATGATTTTAAGCTGGATTTCATCAAATTGGCTTATAAATTTGATTACCTGGGGTTATTACTGCTGTTGTCGGGATTGAGAAGGATATTCAAGCGATCAAACTAG
- the LOC113698393 gene encoding aldehyde dehydrogenase family 3 member F1 isoform X2 has protein sequence MIFCKTKGGWTIHLDFLQLLTTPFKQGQMPLLFFPARAEVLPEPLGLVLVLASWNFPISLALDPVIGAISAGNTVVLKPSELSPASSSFLANTIPRYLDSAALKVIEGGHDAAEQLLQQKWDKIFFTGSSRVGRIIMAAAANHLTPVTLELGGKCPTILDSLSISDLEVAIKRIVGGKWGLCSGQACIGIDYVLVEEKFASILVELLKKCIKAFFGDSMPNLKNLCRIVSKSHFDRVSNLLGDPRVAASIVHGGSWDEQNLMIEPTILLDPPLDADIMSEEIFGPLLPIITLNKIEESIEFINLRPKPLAIYAFTKNERFKKKLLSETSSGSITFNDAVVQFVADSLPFGGVGQSGFGRYHGKYSFDTFSHEKAVLQRSFYLELEPRYPPWNDFKLDFIKLAYKFDYLGLLLLLSGLRRIFKRSN, from the exons ATGATTTTTTG TAAAACCAAGGGGGGATGGACTATTCATCTCGATTTCTTGCAGCTGCTAACAACTCCGTTTAAACAGGGCCAAATGCCATTGCTCTTTTTCCCAGCAAGAGCAGAAGTATTACCTGAGCCACTTGGCCTAGTATTGGTCCTTGCTTCTTGGAACTTTCCTATCT CACTGGCTTTGGACCCAGTGATTGGGGCAATATCTGCAGGAAACACAGTGGTCTTGAAACCTTCAGAGCTATCGCCTGCATCCTCTTCTTTTCTTGCTAATACAATCCCCCGTTACTTGGACTCAGCAGCACTAAAAGTCATTGAAGGTGGACATGATGCAGCTGAACAACTACTGCAGCAGAAGTGGGACAAGATATTCTTTACTG GGAGTTCACGAGTAGGACGCATAATCATGGCCGCAGCTGCAAATCACTTAACACCTGTAACTCTAGAGCTTGGGGGAAAATGTCCAACCATCCTCGATTCTCTCTCCATTTCAGATTTAGAG GTGGCCATTAAGAGAATAGTTGGTGGCAAGTGGGGACTGTGCAGTGGACAGGCATGCATAGGGATTGATTATGTTCTCGTGGAAGAGAAATTTGCTTCAATCCTG GTTGAGTTGTTGAAGAAGTGCATCAAAGCTTTTTTTGGTGACAGTATGCCAAACTTGAAGAATCTTTGTAGGATTGTCAGCAAAAGCCACTTTGATAGAGTTAGCAATCTTCTTGGGGACCCCAGAGTTGCAGCATCCATTGTTCACGGTGGTTCATGGGACGAACAAAATTT GATGATTGAACCAACCATCTTGTTGGATCCTCCTCTTGATGCTGATATAATGTCTGAAGAGATATTTGGTCCTCTGCTGCCAATCATCACA TTGAATAAAATTGAGGAAAGCATTGAGTTTATAAACTTGAGACCAAAACCGCTTGCCATCTATGCTTTCACAAAGAATGAAAGATTCAAAAAAAAGCTTTTATCTGAAACATCATCCGGAAGCATAACCTTCAATGATGCAGTCGTCCAG TTTGTGGCCGATTCATTACCATTTGGTGGTGTTGGTCAGAGTGGTTTTGGAAGGTATCACGGCAAGTACTCTTTCGATACCTTCAGCCATGAAAAAGCAGTTCTGCAGAGGAGCTTTTACCTTGAATTGGAACCAAGGTATCCTCCATGGAATGATTTTAAGCTGGATTTCATCAAATTGGCTTATAAATTTGATTACCTGGGGTTATTACTGCTGTTGTCGGGATTGAGAAGGATATTCAAGCGATCAAACTAG